The genomic stretch tttgaatttttcacaaAACTTCACCTTTCTTTAGCACACAGTCTGAAGGACGATCCTTTGCTTTTTGAAATGAATTGTACCTATGAttgaagaaaaaacagaagGTAGAAATCTAAATTTGATCCATATTCTATGTGTTCCACTTCCTCCAGTGGTCCAACCATTTCtactattttcttttgatttttattttgtttgtctcaAGAATTATCCCTCTGAAAAATGGAGACACACAAGATTTAATCCGCTACATCTCTATTTAGTCCGAGTAGAAGTTGTCATGAGTAGCTGAATTTTTAGAATGCCTGCCTTTTGTAGATTGATGGTGGTAAAGACAGTTGGGTTCTCTATTGTTATacaaataataatgatttttttcctTCACTAAAACAATCATTTCTTTATTCCTGCTGTCTTTATAATTAATACTGCGCTGATGGTGATTGTAGTTAATCTCACACGCACCCCCATCTAGATTGATGTGACTTCTATTTTCAAGCATACTTCATTTATTTATCTAGTCTAAATAAATCTAGATCTCTTGCTGGCAATATCATAGTCTCTTGGCTCTTGGAATCTCAAGTAGCAAtagttttcttctttatatatatttagtttCTTTCGGCTGTTGAAGAGAGTATACTTTCTTGCTAATCTTAATTATGCCCGGTCGTTTATAAGCCAAAGTTtatattctttatattttaatcttttctcaTATAATGAGCCTATATGGGCTTTTTCAGGGGGCCACAATTGTTGATCAGCCCGTTACCATAGCTCTGGCTCCAGAGTATGAGCTACCAGCAGCTGCTGCTTCCGCACTACCAACTGTAATATTGTCTTCTAAGgccataattaatattattgacAATGATCTTTCCTAACATTATAAATTGTTTCAATCGCTTCAGGAAACAGAGGAAAAAGTTGCAGGTGGTCCTGAGTCCGCTATTCGAAAGGCAGAGGATGTTGTCAGCAGCATGCTAGGCAGGGGCTTCAATTTGGGAAAGGATGCACTTAACAAAGCAAAGACCTTTGATGAGAAGCACCAGTTCACTTCGACTGCGACGGCCAAAGTTGCTTCTCTGGACCAAAAGATTGGTCTCAGCGAGAAAGTTAGCGCTGGCACGACATTGGTGAGCGACAAAGTGAGGGAAATGGATGAGAAGTTCCAGGTTTCTGAGAAGACCAAGACTGCAATTTCAGCTGCTGAGCAGACGGTCAGTACTGCTGGATCTGCCATCATGAAGAATCGTTATGTTTTAACTGGGGCTTCCTGGGTCACTGGTGCATTCAGTAGGGTTACCAAGGCAGCAGGGGAAGTGGGACAAATGACAAAGGAAAAGGTTTTAGCTGAGGAAGCTCAGGGGAAAAAAGTGGAAGGCTCTACTCAGACCCTCGAGTCTGAATCTCCAAATGTTGTTGCAAGTGATCAACCCTCCAAGCCTGCACCAGCACATGGATTGATCCTCTGAATCTCTGAAAGTAGCGTAAATATTTGCACAGAAACTGTAGTCCTGGTCATGTAACAGAATAACAGTGGTTTCGTATTAGTTTCTATTAAGTGTAGAATTTGCTCTGATAGATGTTGGATCTGTTATGTAATGTATTTATGAAAGAGACACACACCAGTTACTATTTCTTTAGCATTCATTGTTCTTTCTTATGTGTCTCTCTTGTGATCCAATTTCCTTCGAGGTCCATTCCCTCGTATGTACTTATTTAAAAGAATTGATTTTcaaagatcattagaagtctaTTTTTCAGGTGGATATGTATCTGAACAGAGTTCTAGTAGCTTTGTGGCAGTTGCAATTTATCTACAGTTCTGGGTTTGAAAATATCATGTTGTGTTGTTAAATTAAGATTAGTAGTTAGTGGAACCATATCCTTTCAACTATACAACTAATCAATTGTTGTTACAAAGAGTACTACAATGTCAGATAAccaaaacaataagaaaaaagaaaacggATCGAAAATGTACAAAATGACATATGGATTTGAACAAAAGTTCATATGTAGTTTTAGAATGATTATACCATCTTAAAACAAATTAACCTAGAAGGAAATTAAACTTCCTTACTTTTTCGAGCAGTGAAATCAATACATATCAATAAGTGCATACATGATTGTCATATTTGAGGGGATATGTTACCAATAAGTGCCATCACTAGGCAGATCTCTATCCAAGCAACAATCCAAAGGCCaaagcaaaaataaagaaagaaaaatatccaATCAATCTAGAATTatggggaagaagaaaacacAATTTTGGAATGTGAGGTAATCATAAGTGTTTGTCTTCCACTCATCATTCAAACAACACTCACAAATACAATCAGAAAATCAAGTGTGCAACGGTTATATTATTCACGACTAAACGATGTAATTTGCTATTTATTGGTGATCACAGGTGTTTGTCGCTTTCAATGCTCTCTTTGACCGCTAAAAACTACGGAAGGAGAATGGACTTTAACGACATGCTAACCCCGACAGATTCAAAGCACTTGTTAATTGCTATAGATCATCATAATTACTATC from Corylus avellana chromosome ca1, CavTom2PMs-1.0 encodes the following:
- the LOC132183929 gene encoding binding partner of ACD11 1; translation: MTIRTVKVSNVSLGASERDLKEFFSFSGKIQYVEMRSEDERSQAAYVTFSDPQGADTAVLLSGATIVDQPVTIALAPEYELPAAAASALPTETEEKVAGGPESAIRKAEDVVSSMLGRGFNLGKDALNKAKTFDEKHQFTSTATAKVASLDQKIGLSEKVSAGTTLVSDKVREMDEKFQVSEKTKTAISAAEQTVSTAGSAIMKNRYVLTGASWVTGAFSRVTKAAGEVGQMTKEKVLAEEAQGKKVEGSTQTLESESPNVVASDQPSKPAPAHGLIL